Proteins encoded within one genomic window of Deinococcus radiopugnans ATCC 19172:
- a CDS encoding ring-cleaving dioxygenase, with product MNPIQGLHHLTVMASDPPKNVDFFTQVLGQRMVKVTVNFDDPGTYHLYYGDETGAPGTIMTYFPWANAVRGRRGNGEIVAAAYAAPVASQDYWKARLNRFGIPFTEQVRFGSPAVRFEDPDGLWIELVFEDGADVPRFWPNSPVPREHALRGFHSVTGWVAQTARTAALLTGPLGFSRVGSEPDAEGLRTRFRGQSEGVGLYIDLVERPGKPHGQLSAGSVHHVALRTVDDTEQLEYQKLLSEHGYGVTPVQDRQYFHSIYFREHSGILFEVATDAPGFPDDESVDELGKHLKLPAWYESKRAAIEARVRPIVNHEYGVTIGGQGTEKGTEKVTSGGQHA from the coding sequence ATGAATCCCATCCAAGGTCTCCACCACCTCACCGTCATGGCGAGCGATCCGCCGAAGAACGTCGATTTCTTTACCCAGGTGCTGGGCCAGCGCATGGTCAAGGTGACCGTCAACTTTGATGATCCCGGCACCTACCACCTGTATTACGGCGATGAAACCGGCGCGCCCGGCACCATCATGACCTACTTTCCCTGGGCCAATGCCGTCAGGGGACGGCGCGGCAACGGCGAGATCGTGGCGGCGGCCTACGCGGCGCCCGTCGCCTCGCAGGACTACTGGAAGGCCCGCCTGAACCGCTTCGGGATTCCCTTCACCGAACAGGTGCGCTTCGGCAGCCCCGCCGTCCGCTTTGAAGACCCCGACGGGCTGTGGATCGAGCTGGTCTTTGAAGACGGCGCGGACGTGCCCCGCTTCTGGCCGAACAGCCCGGTGCCCCGCGAACACGCCCTGCGCGGCTTTCACAGCGTGACCGGCTGGGTGGCGCAGACCGCGCGCACGGCGGCGCTGCTGACCGGGCCGCTGGGCTTCAGCCGGGTGGGCAGCGAGCCGGACGCCGAGGGCCTGCGCACCCGTTTCAGGGGCCAGTCGGAGGGGGTGGGCCTGTACATCGATCTGGTCGAGCGCCCCGGCAAACCGCACGGGCAGCTCAGCGCCGGCAGCGTCCACCACGTCGCGCTGCGCACCGTGGACGACACCGAGCAACTGGAATACCAGAAACTGCTCAGCGAACACGGCTACGGCGTGACCCCGGTGCAGGACCGGCAGTACTTCCACTCCATCTACTTCCGGGAACACTCCGGCATCCTGTTTGAAGTTGCCACCGACGCCCCCGGCTTCCCCGACGACGAAAGTGTGGACGAGCTGGGCAAACACCTCAAGCTGCCCGCGTGGTACGAGAGCAAGCGCGCGGCCATCGAGGCGCGGGTCAGGCCCATCGTGAACCACGAGTACGGCGTGACCATCGGTGGGCAGGGCACCGAAAAAGGCACAGAGAAAGTGACTTCAGGCGGCCAGCATGCCTGA
- the wrbA gene encoding NAD(P)H:quinone oxidoreductase: MPNPVKLAIVYYSTYGTNHAMANEAADAARAAGAEVRLLKVQETAPQAVIDTQDAWKAQQERTADVAVASPDDLEWANAILFSAPTRFGGAASQIRAFIDTLGGLWGTGKLADKTFSAMTSAQNPNGGQETTLQTLYITAMHWGAILMPPGYTDPVIFASGGNPYGASVTANGEPLSDADKATIRHQAKRLVDVTAKLQ, encoded by the coding sequence ATGCCTAACCCCGTCAAGCTCGCCATCGTGTACTACAGCACCTACGGCACCAACCACGCCATGGCAAACGAGGCTGCCGACGCCGCCCGCGCCGCCGGCGCCGAGGTCCGCCTGCTCAAGGTCCAGGAAACCGCCCCCCAGGCCGTCATCGACACCCAGGACGCCTGGAAGGCCCAGCAGGAACGCACCGCCGACGTGGCCGTCGCCTCCCCCGACGATCTGGAGTGGGCCAACGCCATCCTGTTCAGCGCCCCCACCCGCTTCGGCGGCGCCGCCAGCCAGATTCGCGCCTTTATCGACACCCTGGGCGGCTTGTGGGGCACCGGCAAGCTGGCCGACAAGACCTTCAGCGCCATGACCAGCGCCCAGAACCCCAACGGCGGGCAGGAAACCACCCTGCAGACGCTGTACATCACGGCGATGCACTGGGGCGCGATTCTGATGCCGCCCGGCTACACCGATCCGGTGATCTTCGCTTCGGGGGGCAACCCCTACGGGGCCAGCGTGACCGCCAACGGCGAGCCCTTGAGCGACGCGGATAAAGCCACCATCCGCCATCAGGCCAAACGGCTGGTGGACGTCACCGCGAAACTGCAGTAA
- a CDS encoding M-like protein translates to MTQNETRPDPETAADENQDPTNVELQFMGRVNARAELAARVEAESSAAGAYKKRGMDEHDVALKGTMDASDPPSTNMGDADEEMTS, encoded by the coding sequence ATGACGCAGAATGAGACCCGCCCTGATCCCGAAACGGCTGCTGACGAGAACCAGGACCCTACCAACGTGGAATTGCAGTTCATGGGGCGTGTCAACGCGCGCGCGGAACTGGCCGCCCGGGTCGAGGCCGAGAGCAGTGCAGCGGGAGCTTACAAAAAGCGCGGCATGGACGAACACGATGTGGCGCTGAAAGGCACGATGGACGCCAGCGATCCTCCCAGCACCAACATGGGCGACGCCGACGAAGAAATGACCTCCTGA
- a CDS encoding MarR family winged helix-turn-helix transcriptional regulator, translating into MPEDALNSALEQPAIRLWRRLVFTTQDKIREVETALAPLELSMTEFDLLAVLRRFDGATQQEVAQRLLFTEANMSYHAKRLSARGLIERHTAGKSKRLTLTNAGRTLIERALPTVIGLHEAQFSDLNEEELGVLRGLLSRLK; encoded by the coding sequence ATGCCTGAAGACGCGTTGAACAGCGCCCTCGAACAACCCGCCATCCGGTTGTGGCGGCGCCTGGTCTTCACCACGCAGGACAAAATCCGGGAGGTGGAAACCGCGCTGGCCCCCCTGGAGCTGAGCATGACCGAGTTTGATCTGCTGGCCGTTCTGCGCCGATTTGACGGCGCGACGCAGCAGGAGGTGGCCCAGCGCCTGCTGTTCACCGAGGCGAACATGTCCTACCACGCCAAACGCCTGAGCGCGCGCGGGCTGATCGAGCGGCACACCGCCGGGAAGTCCAAGCGACTCACCCTGACCAACGCGGGCCGAACCCTGATTGAACGCGCCCTGCCCACTGTCATCGGGCTGCACGAGGCGCAGTTCTCTGATCTGAACGAGGAGGAACTCGGTGTGCTGCGGGGGCTGCTGAGCCGGCTGAAATAA
- a CDS encoding alpha/beta hydrolase, with protein sequence MPDSAPISGPHQGQPVKTTGRAPEKASAAVILVHGRGGSAEDMLGLSQQFGVPALAYLAPQARGHTWYPQSFLAPIERNEPGLSSGLQAIDDVVNTLGAQGIAPENIVIGGFSQGACLALEYVARHARRYGGAFAFSGGLIGPDGTPRDAIGPLDGTPVFLGCSDIDGHIPLRRVEESAEVLAEHGARVDKRIYPRMGHTINEDELEAVRQMLQSLPVSSV encoded by the coding sequence ATGCCTGATAGTGCCCCGATCAGCGGTCCCCACCAGGGCCAGCCGGTGAAGACCACGGGCCGCGCCCCGGAGAAGGCCAGCGCCGCCGTGATCCTGGTGCACGGGCGCGGGGGCAGTGCCGAGGACATGCTGGGCCTCTCTCAGCAGTTTGGCGTGCCGGCCCTGGCGTACCTCGCCCCGCAGGCACGCGGCCACACCTGGTACCCGCAGAGCTTTCTGGCCCCGATAGAACGCAATGAACCCGGGTTGTCGTCGGGCCTGCAGGCCATCGATGACGTGGTGAACACGCTGGGCGCGCAGGGCATCGCCCCCGAGAACATCGTCATCGGCGGTTTCTCGCAGGGCGCGTGCCTGGCGCTGGAGTACGTGGCCCGCCACGCCCGGCGCTACGGCGGCGCCTTCGCCTTCTCGGGCGGCCTGATCGGCCCGGACGGCACCCCCCGCGACGCCATCGGCCCATTGGACGGCACCCCCGTCTTTCTCGGGTGCAGCGACATAGACGGCCATATTCCGCTGCGGCGCGTGGAGGAAAGCGCCGAGGTTCTGGCGGAGCACGGCGCGAGGGTGGACAAGCGCATCTACCCGCGAATGGGTCACACCATCAACGAGGACGAACTTGAGGCCGTGCGGCAGATGTTGCAGTCGCTCCCGGTCAGCAGCGTGTGA